In a single window of the Etheostoma spectabile isolate EspeVRDwgs_2016 chromosome 3, UIUC_Espe_1.0, whole genome shotgun sequence genome:
- the esamb gene encoding endothelial cell-selective adhesion molecule, translated as MSLAAVGRFKVRCDARFSVSNVHPGVTFVYCSSLENVGSARFHWKTHFCIVFSGAPGESPKERRRQGARCGLHAWYSPNSDISKNPVVWHFTGKETKQVISFSSGEVGYGQNEFTKRVGFSAAMPSANLSIYINNTQESDSGAYLCTVIIPGSPVLLGNIHLNVKVPPSPPVCAMTGNPVVKGNVTLSCKSSHGKPVPQYKWTKSAPMSEVFFSPMQKWRACPQPMLVLGFMDERHGTLRLSNLTKSMSGKYICRASNTAGSDSCSVNLEVITSSNAGMIAAATLGSIVGLVAMVLFLIFILRRRGDTEEEMANEIKEDVRHQSSVRGKGNRARKFSEQRCPP; from the exons GTGAGCAATGTTCACCCCGGTGTGACTTTCGTGTACTGCTCTAGTTTGGAGAAC GTAGGGTCTGCTAGATTCCATTGGAAAACCCAtttctgtattgttttttcCGGTGCACCGGGGGAGTCCCCCAAGGAGAGGAGGCGTCAGGGGGCCAGATGTGGGTTACACGCCTGGTACAGCCCCAACTCAGACATTTCCAAAAACCCTGTCGTTTGGCACTTCACGGGGAAAGAAACCAAGCAG GTGATCAGCTTCAGCTCCGGCGAGGTTGGTTACGGCCAGAACGAGTTCACCAAAAGAGTGGGCTTCAGCGCGGCCATGCCCTCAGCCAACCTGTCCATCTACATCAACAACACCCAGGAGTCGGACTCTGGGGCCTACCTATGCACTGTCATCATCCCTGGAAGTCCTGTCCTTTTGGGAAACATCCACCTTAACGTCAAAG TCCCTCCTTCTCCCCCAGTGTGCGCCATGACAGGGAACCCAGTGGTGAAGGGCAACGTGACTCTGAGCTGTAAGTCCAGTCATGGAAAACCCGTCCCTCAGTACAAATGGACCAAGTCTGCACCTATGTCTGAGGTCTTCTTCTCCCCAATGCAGA AATGGAGAGCCTGCCCCCAGCCCATGCTTGTCCTTGGGTTCATGG ATGAGAGGCACGGCACCCTCAGGCTGAGCAACCTCACTAAAAGCATGTCAGGGAAGTACATCTGCCGAGCCAGCAACACTGCCGGGTCCGACAGCTGCTCCGttaacctggaggtcatcacCT CTTCCAATGCAGGCATGATTGCAGCAGCTACGCTGGGGTCAATAGTGGGCCTGGTGGCCATGGTGCTCTTCCTCATATTCATACTGAGAAGACGGGGGGACACTGAGGAGGAGATGGCCAACGAGATCA AGGAGGATGTCAGGCACCAAAGCAGTGTCCGGGGCAAAGGTAACAGGGCTAGAAAATTTTCCGAACAACGCTGTCCTCCATAG
- the acad8 gene encoding isobutyryl-CoA dehydrogenase, mitochondrial, whose translation MAAGRPLGRIAKLGSSICRNQRLFLNRSPQRRGVASCVDPAHGLTEEQKEFQKVAFDFAANEMAPHMAEWDQKEMFPVETMRKAAQLGFGGIYVQPDVGGSGLSRLDTSVIFEALSTGCVSTTAYISIHNMCAWMIDTFGNTEQREKFCPQLCSMEKFASYCLTEPGSGSDAASLLTTAQLRGDHYILNGSKAFISGGGDTDVYVVMCRTGGKGAKGISCLVVEKGTPGLSFGKKEKKMGWNSQPTRAVIFEDCGVPVANRLGEEGQGFNIAMKGLNGGRINIASCSLGAAHASVQLARDHLLVRKQFGETLSNNQFFLKLAKRAHRWLRLPPGREAATGWGKPPERVSLSRPNLRHRSLNGVKKKAIFFSPKKNLHLFHFFILLSKI comes from the exons ATGGCGGCTGGCAGACCTCTGGGGAGAATTGCGAAACTAGGCTCCAGCATCTGCAGGAACCAGCGCTTATTTTTAAACAGGAGCCCACAGAGACGAGGAGTAGCTTCTTGTGTCGACC CTGCTCATGGACTCACAGAGGAACAGAAAGAGTTTCAGAAAGTGGCCTTTGATTTTGCAGCCAATGAAATGGCTCCACACATGGCAGAGTGGGACCAGAAG GAAATGTTCCCCGTGGAGACGATGAGGAAGGCAGCCCAGTTGGGGTTTGGTGGGATCTACGTACAGCCCGATGTCGGGGGATCGGGTCTGTCTCGGCTGGACACTTCGGTCATCTTCGAGGCCTTGTCCACAGGATGTGTCAGCACCACGGCTTACATCAGCATCCACAA CATGTGTGCCTGGATGATCGACACCTTTGGCAACACTGAGCAGAGGGAGAAGTTCTGTCCCCAACTCTGTTCAATGGAAAAGTTTGCTTCCTATTGTCTCACTGAACCAG GCAGTGGCAGTGACGCTGCTTCACTGCTGACCACTGCACAGCTGAGAGGGGACCATTACATCTTGAACGGTTCAAAG GCTTTCATCAGCGGAGGAGGAGACACCGACGTCTACGTTGTGATGTGCCGAACGGGGGGTAAAGGAGCAAAAGGCATCTCTTGTTTGGTGGTGGAGAAAGGAACCCCAGGTCTCAGTtttggcaaaaaagaaaagaag ATGGGTTGGAACTCTCAGCCGACCAGGGCCGTCATATTTGAGGACTGTGGCGTCCCCGTGGCCAACCGGCTCGGCGAGGAAGGACAAGGATTCAACATAGCTATGAAAGGCCTGAATGGAGGCAGAATTAATATTG CTTCCTGTTCTCTCGGGGCAGCGCATGCCAGCGTGCAGCTGGCCCGGGATCATCTCTTAGTACGCAAGCAGTTTGGAGAGACGCTGTCCAACAACCAG ttttttttaaaactggcAAAAAGGGCCCACCGGTGGTTGCGTCTCCCTCCTGGTCGGGAAGCTGCGACGGGCTGGGGGAAACCCCCAGAACGAGTTTCTCTCTCCAGGCCAAACCTTCGCCACAGAAGTCTTAatggggtaaaaaaaaaggctatttttttttccccaaaaaaaaatttgcacttatttcacttttttatctTGTTATCAAAAATCTGA